A section of the Jaculus jaculus isolate mJacJac1 chromosome 6, mJacJac1.mat.Y.cur, whole genome shotgun sequence genome encodes:
- the LOC123461657 gene encoding myosin light chain kinase, smooth muscle-like yields the protein MEAKKLSKDRMKKYMARRKWQKTGNAVRAIGRLSSMAMISGLSSRKSSTGTPTSPLNAEKLESEEDVSQAFLEAVAEEKPHVKPYFSKTIRDLEVVEGSAARFDCKIEGYPDPEVVWFKDEQSIRESRHFQIDYDEDGNCSLIISDVCGDDDAKYTCKAVNCLGEATCTAELIVETMEEGEGEGEEEEEEE from the coding sequence ATGGAGGCTAAGAAGCTCTCCAAGGACCGGATGAAGAAATACATGGCAAGAAGGAAATGGCAGAAAACAGGCAATGCTGTGAGAGCCATCGGAAGACTGTCCTCTATGGCAATGATCTCAGGGCTCAGCAGCAGGAAATCTTCAACAGGGACACCGACCAGCCCGCTCAACGCAGAGAAACTAGAGTCTGAAGAGGATGTGTCGCAGGCTTTCCTTGAGGCCGTTGCAGAGGAAAAGCCCCATGTGAAGCCCTATTTCTCGAAGACCATTCGTGATCTGGAAGTTGTAGAGGGAAGTGCTGCTAGATTTGACTGCAAGATTGAAGGGTACCCGGACCCAGAGGTGGTTTGGTTCAAAGATGAGCAGTCCATTAGGGAGTCTCGCCACTTCCAGATAGACTACGATGAAGACGGGAACTGCTCCCTGATCATTAGCGACGTCTGCGGGGATGACGACGCCAAGTACACCTGCAAGGCTGTCAACTGTCTCGGCGAAGCCACCTGCACGGCAGAGCTCATTGTGGAGACcatggaggaaggggaaggggaaggggaagaggaggaagaggaggagtga